The Flavobacterium commune genome contains a region encoding:
- a CDS encoding YceI family protein, which translates to MKTLKLLFLAVIFLFSFTIAKAQAKKIDVAKSIITWTGKKITGEHEGTIKFKEGELIFKDNKVTGGNFVADMTTLDNTDQTGSSKTKLEGHLKSDDFFGIYNFKTSILTFKNITSKANNTYTVIATLTIKGISHPVIFDLIVKGKTATANLKIDRTKYDIKYGSGSYFDDLGDKTIYDMFELKVDLVF; encoded by the coding sequence ATGAAAACCTTAAAACTACTATTCCTGGCTGTTATTTTCTTATTTTCTTTTACAATCGCAAAAGCGCAGGCTAAAAAAATAGATGTTGCTAAAAGTATTATCACCTGGACAGGGAAAAAAATCACCGGAGAACATGAAGGAACAATAAAATTTAAAGAAGGTGAACTTATTTTTAAAGACAACAAAGTCACCGGAGGGAATTTTGTTGCTGACATGACCACTCTTGACAACACGGATCAAACCGGAAGTTCAAAAACAAAACTGGAAGGACACTTAAAATCCGATGATTTTTTTGGAATTTATAACTTCAAAACTTCTATTTTGACTTTCAAAAACATCACCAGCAAAGCAAACAACACTTATACTGTAATTGCTACCCTAACCATTAAAGGTATTTCACATCCTGTAATTTTCGATTTGATTGTTAAGGGAAAAACAGCTACAGCTAATTTAAAAATTGATCGAACAAAGTATGATATCAAATATGGTTCGGGAAGTTATTTTGATGATTTAGGCGATAAAACCATTTATGATATGTTTGAATTAAAAGTTGACCTGGTCTTTTAA